The bacterium genome segment ACCGTCAGGTCAAACAGGTCGCCGGTGTTGTAGACGGCCGGCAGTGTGGTGTAGATGAATCCGCCGACGTGGGTCCAGCCGATGGATTGGCCGGCGGTCTTGACCGAATCGACCACCATCGGGTCGAGAAAATTGAGCGTGGGCGCATTGAAACCATCGGTGCGCGCGCGGGCGGTCATGGTGGTGGAGCCGGCGATCTGGCCGGTCACCTCGTCGATGGCCAACTCGATGCGATAATGGACCGCGTCAAAGCCGCTCTGATCGAGCACGAGGTTGGGGACCATGCTCAGACGCATCCGCTGGAGGGCCGCGGCCTTGGCGGCGGCCTCTTCCGAGTGCATCGCCGACGGCCCCGCTTGCGCGGGGTCGACCGGAAGCGGCGCGTCATCGGCGGAGACAGAGGTGAAAAGCGCAAACACGACGACCACGGCGGAGGCAATACGGCGCAGCATTTCCTTCTCCCATCACGCGGCAGGACCAGGGGCCGGAGGCCCCGCGACCACATGCCATAAGATAAGCAGCGGCGGTGAAGTTCCCGGCGGCGATTTTGGCCCGGCGGCGATTGGGGACGAATTTTGACACGTTCAAAGCGACAACGGCCCGCCATGGCGGCGGGCCGTTGGAATGGCTGCGGATGTTGCGCTCAGGTGCCGGGATCATGCAGCGGCGGCGGGAGAATCGGGCCGCGCTTGAGGTTGCGGTCCATGCGCTGGACTTCCACTTCGCCGACCAGCACGCTCGGCGCGATGGCGGACACCGGCACCCACCCCGATTCGGCGCCGCAGACACCGTTGAACACGCCCGGATCGTTGCCGGCCGACTGGATGCTCTCCAACACCGCCAGCGGCGTGCCGATCAGCTCGACGCCGCGCACCAGCTCTTCGCGGCCATCGGCGACATAGACCTTCTTGACCACGCGCGGACGGACGCGCAGAGTCTGGACGCCATACGATGACGTGTTGGTCTCGCCGGCGGCAATGTCCTCGAAAATGAGGCCGTAGTCCTTGCCCTCCTTGCGGCACTCGGCCAACAGCAGCGCGCGCAGGGAATCGTAGGAGACCGGCGCGTCGGTGGAGACAAACAGCGAACCCATGCGGCTGACCGGTTCGCTCCACATGTCGCTGCGGCCATGCCCGTTGGAGGTTTTGATGTCCTTGATCGGCGTGCGGCACATCAGGAATCCGGTGAGAACGCCGTTTTCGACCAGCGAGGTGCGCTGCGCGGCTACTCCCTCATCGTCGTATGCGTAATGGCCATACAATTCGGCGCCGGCGGCGTGGGTCGCCGTCGGATCGTCGTAGACATCGAGGAAGTCAGGGATGATGCGCTGGTTCATCTTCTGTTTGAAGGTGTGTCCCTCCGATTCGCGCCGGGTGCGGTGGCCTTCGAGACGGTGTCCGAGCGCCTCATGGAAAAAGACGCCGGAGGCGCCGCTTCGGATGATCGCCGGGCCGGTGTAGGGCTCCATCACCGGCGCCTCGCGCAGCTGCAGGAGCAGACCGGCCAGCGAATCGGCGGCTCGGGCCAATGCGACGGAATCGGGCAGTCCGTCGGCGCGGTGAGTCTTCCAGACCGTCTCCAATGAAATCGGCATGCCGTCCTCGGCGCGGGTCTCGGCGGAAATCGAAATCGAGAAGTTCTGGAGATTGGTGCGCAGTTTGGTTCCCTCGGACGTCAGGAGATAGCGCATTTGCGAACTGGCCATGAAGTCGACATCGGAGGAGTGAATGAGCGGATGAACGCGGAAGCGCGCGGAAATGACGCGGACCAGCCCCTCCCAGCGTTTGCGGTCGATGGCAAGCGTGTCGACCGGATCGAGCCGCTCGACCTTCGGCGCCGGCGAGAAGTCATCGGGACGGTCGGGTTTGTCCACCTTCTGCACCCGGCGTCCGCGTTCGCCGATGAAGGTCTCCAGCGCGGTCTTGTAGCGGAAATCGGTCAGCAGCCAGAGGTCCTGCCGCAACGCGGCGGTGTCGTCGTCGATCGGCGCATACCGGCGCGAGTACATGTAGGAGTCGGAATCGCGCGGGTCGAAATAGAAGCCGTCGTCGTCGGAGGTGTTGTCGTCGATATAGTCGCCGACGCGCACATCGACGGCCAGGGCGCGGTAGCGATCGCCGCCGGCCGAGGTGAGGGCGCCGTAGCTGGCACGATAATCAACGGAGCGGACATCGGTCAGACGGTACGAGATGAAATACGGGGGCTCGTAATCGTCCAGCCGCAGACGGGCCACCGAACGGCCCATCTCGCTTTGCAGGGCCTGCAACAGCGGGTCGCCGGCGGCGGCGCGTCCCTGGCCGGCGGCGGATTCCACCAACGTGACCAGACAGACAATGGCAATGCAGAAGACCGTTCTCACTTACCCCTCCCTGGAATCAGGACTGAATGGACGCGGCGTTCATCAAATGAAAATCCGGCTTGGAAGGCCGGATAACAAGGACTCTCTTGCGTGGGATCATCGGCTTCGACGTCGTCCGGTGGCGCGTTTTTTCTCACTGCGCCGGGTCTTGGCCCGGGCGCGTGCCTTGCCCCGCGCCGCGGCGCGCTGCCGGCGGGCGGTATGCTTACGTACCATTTCCATCCGTAAAAGTTTCTCCAAACTCGCCTTGGCCGGATCAAAATCAAGCAAGACCGCCTCGAAGACCTCGTCGACGGTCTCCACCGGGATGTAGGTCATCTCCTTGGCGATCCGGCGCGGGACATCCTGCAGGTCCTTCACATTCTGCTTGGGGACGATGATCTTGTGGATCCCCACACGGTGCGCGGCGGCCACCTTCTCCTTGATCCCGCCCACCGGCAACACCTTGCCGCGCAGGGAGACTTCGCCGGTCATGGCGTAGTCGTTGCGGATCGGCCGCTCGGACATCACCGACGCGATGACCACGGAGACCGTGACGCCGGCGGAGGGGCCATCCTTGGGAATGGCGCCCGAGGGGAAGTGCACATGGATGTCGTAACTGGCGAAGTCGGAGTGGGGAATGCCCAGCCAGTCGGCGCGGGAGCGCACATAGGAATGCGCCGCCTGGATCGACTCGCGCATGACATCGCCCAATGAGCCGGTCGAGATCACCTGTCCGGAGCCGCGCATCTTGAGCGCCTCGATCAACATGATGTCGCCGCCGGTCTGGGTCCAGGCCACACCCATTGCCACGCCGATTTCGGGCTTCATCTCGGCCTTTTCCGGGATGAAGATGGGGGTGCCCAACAGTCGCTCGATGTGCTGGACTCCGACCCGGACAAAGCCGCGCTGCCCGGCGGCGCGCTGGCCGGCCAGGTGGCGACAGATGACCTCGAGGTACTTGTTCAGATTCGAGAGCCCGGCCTCCAGCGTGTACTCGCGGATGATCTTCTGCACCGCCGCCACGGTGAGCGTGAACTCCTCGGCCGGGAGATTGTGCTGGGCCAGCTGACGCGGCCAGAGGTAGTTGAAGGTGATCTCGATTTTCTCTTCGAGCAGATAACCGGGCAGATCGATAAACTCGAGATGCTCAGCCAACATCTCCGGCACGCTCTCGGGGTCGGTCGCGGTGCAGATGTAGAGGATCTTGGAGAGATCATACGGGAATTCGAGGTAGTAATCCCAGAACTCGCTATTGATCTCCGGATCGACCGCTTCCAACAGGACCGCCGAGAGATCGGGACGGTTGTTTTCGGTGCCGAGACGGTCCACGTCCTCCAGCAGGCAGATGGGGTTGACCACCTCGACGGCGCGCAGCTGGCGGATGATGCGTCCGGGCATCGCGCCGGGGAAGGTGCGGCGATTCCCCTTGAGCACACCCTCCGAGCGCAACAGGCCGAGGTTGAGGGTGATCATCGGACGGCGCAGCGCCTTGGCGATGCCTTTGGCCAGTTGCGTCTTGCCGATACCGGAGGCGCCGGTCAGGCAGAGAACGTTCGGCGCGGGACGTCCGGTGCGGTGCATGACCGCCAGGTACTCGCAGATGCGGTCCTTGGCGCGCTTCTGACCATAGAACTGGCCGTCGAGGATGTGGCGGATTTCGTCCCCGTCGGTGCGCTCGTGGGCCAGCGCAGTCCAGGGAATGTGGATCAGCCAGTCGATGTAGTTGCGGATTTCCGTGTATTCCGCCGAGGCGGTCGAGATCATGCGCAGGCGTTCGAGTTCATTGCGGGCGCGACGCGCCACCGAGACCGGCAGCCCGGCTGCGGCGATCTGCTCGGCCAATTGGTCGTGTTCATTGGCGCCGGGCTCCAGCGACTCCAGTTCCTTACGCAACGCGGTCAATTCAGAGCGGAGCAGCTCGGCTTTTTGCCGGCGCTCGTTGGAGGCGCGCACACGACGCGCCAGATCGGCGCGACGTCCCGCCTCCTCAACCTCGCCCCGCAGCAGATCGGCCAGCAGGTCGAGACGCGCCCCCGGATCGGCCAATTGCGCCAGACGCCACTTCTCTTCCTGCGGAAAGTGCACCGCCGCGGCGATTCGGTCGGCGAAGTGGTCGGCGCGGTCGCGCGCCAGTTCGGCAATCTTCAGAAGCTCCGCCGGGTACTGCACGGAGCGGTTGACCAGGGTGGCGAGAAGACCGGCGCAAAGGTCGATTTTCTCCTGCCACGCCGGCACCGGGACGGTCAGCTCCTCGACCGGACGCACCATGAGCCGCACGGCCGTCTCTTCGCCGATAATCGCCAGCCGCTGCCCGCGATAGAGGCCTTCTAAATCAACCCGCAATTGCCCCGGTCCCAGTTCACGCAAAGACAGAAGCCGGCAGACCACGCCGATGTCGGGGAGGTTCTGCGGCGCGCGACGGGGGTCGGCATCATCGTGGGTCCAGTAAATCCAGAACTGCTCCCCCTCGTGGGCGCGCGACAGGGCCTCGTAGGCATAGGAAAATCGCAGGACGGCGGAGACCACGGCCAGTGGGAATGGGACCTCGGCCTGCAACGGGATGCAGGGCAAGGTGACCGCGCCGGCACGCTCGCCGGTCTGCTCAGGGGGCCGTTTTTCGTCCACGTACATCTGCCTTTGCCGCCATGCCGCGGGCCGGGTTATGGTGTGGAATCCACCCCATATAACCAGATTTCGGCCGGTTTGGCTCCGCTGTCCACCCGGGGACAGGGACTATAATCTGCCGACGGCGGTCGGAGGCAATCAATTAACGTCGACTTGAAGAAAAAATGCAGAAGACGAACACAATATATTGCGGCACAACAAATTAAAAGGGCGCGCCGAGCGCGCCCTTTTCTGGTTCTCATGGTCGGAATGGGATTCTACTGCGCCTGTGGGGCCCCGCCCCGCTGAACCGTCGCCGCCTGGAGCCCCTTGGGACCCTGGACGACTTCAAAGTAGACGCGCTCACCCTCTTTGAGGGTCTTGAATCCGTCGCCATGAATCGCGGAGTAGTGGACAAACACATCCCGGTTGTCGCCATCCTGGCGAATGAAACCGTACCCCTTGGCGTCGTTGAACCATTTCACGTTTCCTTCCGGCAACTGCGTCACCACCTTTCGCCGTTGAACGTTAATGCCTTAATGCCTTGGAACAGTTATCAACGGCCTGGACATCCGTGGCAGCCAACACCGATGCCGCCCACGTTTGGCACACGGCAAAAACTAGAGCACCCGACTCTTGCGTCCCGGAGCCGATAGCTATAGAACTACTCCGAGAAACGAGCAGGAGCACGGATTTTCACACAGCGGTGTTGGGGCCTGGAACGATCACTTCCAAAATACACACGCGACTCCCGCTGTCAACAGGAATCTATACAGGAGATAGCGACAGTTCCTGTCAGTTGGAGACGATTTTCAGCCCCGACGACCGGTCATTCTGACGATGACAATCGAGAGTTCATAGAGGATATAGAGCGGTCCGGCCAGCATCAGCTGGGAAAAGACATCCGGCGAGGGGGTAATTGCCGCGGCGACCACCAGGATGCCGACGACGGCGTAGCGACGGCCGCGTCTGAGCATCCCGCTGTCGATCAAGCCGATGCGTCCGAGGAAGAACGAGACGATCGGCAGTTCAAACACCGCCCCGAACCCCAGGCACATCCAGGAGACAAAGCTGATGTAGCGTCCAACGCTGATCAGCGGCTGAATCTTTTCGGTCCCGAATCCCAGCAGAAATTGCATTCCGACCGGCAGCACGAGGAAAAAGCAGAAGGCGGCGCCGCCGACAAAGGCGATGGTCGCCAGGATCACCACCGGGATCACCAGCCGCGCCTCGTTGCGGTAGAGCCCGGGAACCACAAACTGCCAGATCTGCCAGAAGACCACCGGCAACGCCGCCAGCAGCCCGGTAATGATCGACAGTTTGATGCGGACGGAGAAGGCCTCGGTCGGGGCGTTGAAGTACACCGCGCCGATGTCCCGTGTCAGGAAGTTGAGGATGTGGTCGGTGAAGAAGTAGGCGACGATGGAAAAAAGCAGAATGGAGGCGGCCGATTTGACCAGCCGCCAGCGCAATTCCTCGAGGTGTTCGAGGAAGGACATTTCGCGGCTGTCGGTTTCGGCGGGCATGGTCGGGGCGAGACGAACGGACTATCCGAGCATGCGCCGGAGTTCTTCGACGAACTCGGTTTTGTCCTGGAATTTGCGGTAGACCGAGGCGAAGCGGACATAGGCCACCTCGTCGGTCGCCTTGAGGATATCCATCACCGTCTCGCCAATGAACTTCGAGGCCACCTCTCCCTTGGAGAGGGCATAGAGCCGCTTTTCAACCTCGTCGACGATCGCCTCGATCTTCTTCTGGTCGATGGGGCGCTTCTTGCAGGCCAGCCGCAGTCCCTCGATCAGCTTGCTGCGGTCGTAGGGCTCCTGACGGCCATCGTTCTTGATGACCATCAGTTCGACCTTCTCGACATATTCGTAGGTCGTGAAGCGTTCGTTGCAGCGCAGGCATTCGCGGCGGCGGCGGACACCTCTCCCCTCCCGCACCGAGCGGGAGTCGACGACGCGGTCTTCTTCAAATCCACAAAAGGGGCAGCGCATAGCGTCTAGACCTGTCCGGTTACGATCACCTTGTCGCCGCGTTCGGCGCCGGTCAACCCGGCGGCCGAGAATTCGGGAGCGGCGATTTCCACCAGTCCGGTTCCGTTGATCACCGCGCCCAGCGGCCCGTGAATGGCGGCGTAGCCGCGCGAGAGACCGCCAACGGGACGTCCCCTGAGCGTAATCAACACATCATGGTCGGCGAAGGTCGCGGCAACCAGCGCGACCGGAATGTTGCTGATCAGGTTGCCGAAGCGGTCCGCCAGCAACACTTCGCCTTCGATCCGCCCGCGTCCGACCTCCGGCTCCGGCCAGGCCAGATCGACCACCGCGGGAACGTCCTCGCCGATCGCATCGGGCTGGACCCCGGAGGCCAAATGCGCCGCGACCGGCGCGAACAGATCGCGCCCATCGAATGTAAGGCCCGGCGGGCCGAGACGGTAGGCGGTATTCTCGATGGCAAAGTAGCGGCGGGGAGCCATCTCCTGCGCCGCCCA includes the following:
- a CDS encoding metallopeptidase TldD-related protein is translated as MRTVFCIAIVCLVTLVESAAGQGRAAAGDPLLQALQSEMGRSVARLRLDDYEPPYFISYRLTDVRSVDYRASYGALTSAGGDRYRALAVDVRVGDYIDDNTSDDDGFYFDPRDSDSYMYSRRYAPIDDDTAALRQDLWLLTDFRYKTALETFIGERGRRVQKVDKPDRPDDFSPAPKVERLDPVDTLAIDRKRWEGLVRVISARFRVHPLIHSSDVDFMASSQMRYLLTSEGTKLRTNLQNFSISISAETRAEDGMPISLETVWKTHRADGLPDSVALARAADSLAGLLLQLREAPVMEPYTGPAIIRSGASGVFFHEALGHRLEGHRTRRESEGHTFKQKMNQRIIPDFLDVYDDPTATHAAGAELYGHYAYDDEGVAAQRTSLVENGVLTGFLMCRTPIKDIKTSNGHGRSDMWSEPVSRMGSLFVSTDAPVSYDSLRALLLAECRKEGKDYGLIFEDIAAGETNTSSYGVQTLRVRPRVVKKVYVADGREELVRGVELIGTPLAVLESIQSAGNDPGVFNGVCGAESGWVPVSAIAPSVLVGEVEVQRMDRNLKRGPILPPPLHDPGT
- the lon gene encoding endopeptidase La — its product is MDEKRPPEQTGERAGAVTLPCIPLQAEVPFPLAVVSAVLRFSYAYEALSRAHEGEQFWIYWTHDDADPRRAPQNLPDIGVVCRLLSLRELGPGQLRVDLEGLYRGQRLAIIGEETAVRLMVRPVEELTVPVPAWQEKIDLCAGLLATLVNRSVQYPAELLKIAELARDRADHFADRIAAAVHFPQEEKWRLAQLADPGARLDLLADLLRGEVEEAGRRADLARRVRASNERRQKAELLRSELTALRKELESLEPGANEHDQLAEQIAAAGLPVSVARRARNELERLRMISTASAEYTEIRNYIDWLIHIPWTALAHERTDGDEIRHILDGQFYGQKRAKDRICEYLAVMHRTGRPAPNVLCLTGASGIGKTQLAKGIAKALRRPMITLNLGLLRSEGVLKGNRRTFPGAMPGRIIRQLRAVEVVNPICLLEDVDRLGTENNRPDLSAVLLEAVDPEINSEFWDYYLEFPYDLSKILYICTATDPESVPEMLAEHLEFIDLPGYLLEEKIEITFNYLWPRQLAQHNLPAEEFTLTVAAVQKIIREYTLEAGLSNLNKYLEVICRHLAGQRAAGQRGFVRVGVQHIERLLGTPIFIPEKAEMKPEIGVAMGVAWTQTGGDIMLIEALKMRGSGQVISTGSLGDVMRESIQAAHSYVRSRADWLGIPHSDFASYDIHVHFPSGAIPKDGPSAGVTVSVVIASVMSERPIRNDYAMTGEVSLRGKVLPVGGIKEKVAAAHRVGIHKIIVPKQNVKDLQDVPRRIAKEMTYIPVETVDEVFEAVLLDFDPAKASLEKLLRMEMVRKHTARRQRAAARGKARARAKTRRSEKKRATGRRRSR
- a CDS encoding cold-shock protein, with protein sequence MPEGNVKWFNDAKGYGFIRQDGDNRDVFVHYSAIHGDGFKTLKEGERVYFEVVQGPKGLQAATVQRGGAPQAQ
- the tatC gene encoding twin-arginine translocase subunit TatC, which gives rise to MPAETDSREMSFLEHLEELRWRLVKSAASILLFSIVAYFFTDHILNFLTRDIGAVYFNAPTEAFSVRIKLSIITGLLAALPVVFWQIWQFVVPGLYRNEARLVIPVVILATIAFVGGAAFCFFLVLPVGMQFLLGFGTEKIQPLISVGRYISFVSWMCLGFGAVFELPIVSFFLGRIGLIDSGMLRRGRRYAVVGILVVAAAITPSPDVFSQLMLAGPLYILYELSIVIVRMTGRRG
- the nrdR gene encoding transcriptional regulator NrdR produces the protein MRCPFCGFEEDRVVDSRSVREGRGVRRRRECLRCNERFTTYEYVEKVELMVIKNDGRQEPYDRSKLIEGLRLACKKRPIDQKKIEAIVDEVEKRLYALSKGEVASKFIGETVMDILKATDEVAYVRFASVYRKFQDKTEFVEELRRMLG
- a CDS encoding SAM-dependent chlorinase/fluorinase, with the translated sequence MARPLITLTTDFGYADGTVGAILGVIKSICADAEVVSIAHDIPPHDIVHGAWALYQAAPFYPKGSIHIGVVDPRVGTRRRAILIETERGFLLGPDNGMLTWAAQEMAPRRYFAIENTAYRLGPPGLTFDGRDLFAPVAAHLASGVQPDAIGEDVPAVVDLAWPEPEVGRGRIEGEVLLADRFGNLISNIPVALVAATFADHDVLITLRGRPVGGLSRGYAAIHGPLGAVINGTGLVEIAAPEFSAAGLTGAERGDKVIVTGQV